The genomic DNA GTATAAATGTTTTCCTACAATTTTTAGATTTGGTTATTACTCCATGTGCTGTTTGAAACCCATTCTTGCTTATGGTTTGgtttttctctattttaaatttgatagaTAGAGCTGCAGTTTTTGGTGCTGATTTATCATGTCAGTCTCAAGTATGTTTGTCTGTATTTTTGCTGTTAATTACAATTGTGGTTGTTGGCCATTGTTACTAGAACTAAAGACACTTTTTTCAATTATCATTCTTATTGCTTTGAGCAGGATTGAGAATGGCAAAGAGTGGTGCATCTAGGAATGAAGGGAAAAATAAAGACTCCAAGCTAGTAGATCACAGCTCTGTGCATTTTGAATCTAGTGTAGTCGGCTCCTTGTCAAATGTAAGCCCTCCCAGGAGACAATCTCCAAGGCTTAAGGGGATCAATGCTGTCTATGAATCAGTTGATGATTACAGTTCAAAACTTCATCAGCCAAACAACAATAACCACCCTTTTGTCACCGAGCAAATCAAATCTGAAGTACATGAGGAGGGTAATCTCAACGATAACTGTAAACAAAGATGCATTACATGCAGTAGCGATTTAGATTCAAGCAGCAACACTGATGACCCTAATATTATCAGCATGACTTTGAAGGATTTCCAAGCCAGATGTAAAGCTAAGAAACGCAAGTCCCTTAAACATAATGCCTCAATGTCCACCGCCTTAAAGAGTCAATCAAGTTCTGATCTATCTCAGGAACAAGATCATTCCAGTGAGAGGCCAGATGAGGAATCTGATCTAAACCTACCTCTTATTAGcttaaaattgaaagtaatgAAAAAATCAAGTCCGCCTGGGAGAAAGCGAAGCCGTTTATGCTCTTCAGAACATTCTAGTTGTTCTAAAGCTGAACCATCTGGTaagtaataaagaaaaatttattgaGTTGAAAGTCTGAAACTCAGATAACATTTTATTCCCATCCTTTTCATCTAATTATCTCATTCCTTTCCTAATTGGTTTTTCCTTtatcttttgttctctttccAAAGGTGGTGAAGAGGATTCTCAAGCTCTTACAAGGAAAATTGTAATTGAAATAAACAATTCTAACCCTCCACCAGTTGGACAACTGAAGATTGATCCTGAACTGCTTAATGTGAAAAATGAGATCTTGGAAAATGGTTCCTTGGATGCTTGCATCGCCCTTGATGTTGGTGAAAATTCTTTCTTGGGCATATCTAATAAATATCAAGAGGTATATGAGGCTGAATTCAGTGAGGGGATCAATGGTCTCAATTCTTCTCCAAAAGGTTTAGTGCAGACAGAGTTAAATGATCATGCAGCTAATCCTAATTTGACATGTTGTATAAAAAGTGAGATATTGGATGCCCATAATCAAGAACATAAGAGCACGGTTTTTGTTGCCAATCCTGCTAATGGGGATTTCACTGCAAATTTCACCTGCCCTGTTAACATGCAAGTGGAATTAGATGGAGGTGATGAAAGTGATTTACAGAAGGAAGAATTAAACTGTTCTGATAATACAATATCAGAATGTTGTGTAAATGAAGTTTCTATGTTACATATGAAACACAAATATAACTGTCTTGCAGACTTTGCTAAAGATACTATTTGTATTGAAAGCTCAGAGCCAGTAGTGCCTTCTAGAGTTCCTGCTTGTACCAGTACTAGCACCAACAATGATGGCTTCCCTATTGAGGATTCTATCCATGGCAAGAATGTGAATTGGTTGAATGATGGGAGTGTCAAATGTTATGAAAACGAGGAGATAGCAAATTGTGTTCCACTCAAGGCTATTGAGGGCCATGGAAATATGGTTTGTGAAGCTGAGGAGCTGCCAGTATGCAGCATCTGCACTGATGAGGCCATTGATAATAGTGACAGTTTTAGAGATTCACACGATTCATTTGATCATTCTGTACCCAGCAACAAAGTTGAGTATCTTGGTAATATGGTTGATGAGGGTCTTTCAACAGATTTGCCagcaaaacataacaaaatgcATATTTCTTGTGACTGTAGAGACTATCCTGAAAATGGAGCACATGGTTTATGTTCACAGAAAGTGGATCAGTTTAATGATCGGAATGGCAGTCATTTTGGTGAAAACGGGGGATCAACAAATGATATATATGATTGTTCCCCTATCAAGGTGATCGAACACTGTGGCATTGTAGTAGATGAACAGGCAAAAGAGTTGCTGATATGCAGTGTCAATAGTGATCCCGCCATTGCCAGTAGTGCTAGTTTTAGGGATTTTCATGATTCATTTGATACTTCTCCCACTGGCAACAGTGTAGAATCTCTGGATAATATGGTTGATGATGTTCATAGAAAAGAAATGCCAGCATATTGTAACACAAGGTACTTCTTTTCTCATGCTGGAGGACATTTGGAAAATGGTACATATGATCTAAGCTCACAGCAGTTGAATGTTTGCTCAAGTAATGGCTCTATTTCTCAGATTACTGGTGACAGATTACATGAAACCGAGCTTATATCTGCTATATCCGAAAATGCATTAAACTACTATGGGAGTAAAATTGACTGTGACTCTGATGAATTCGCCAGAGTGATTGACACCAAAGTAGTTAGAGCAGCTGTTGATGACCATTCGCCTCGATGTCCTGCATCTTGTTTGGGTTCTTTCTGCCTTCTGCGGTTAACTGATGATAGTACATCTGAAGCAGAAGAAAATATTCTGCCTTCTACTTTTCACAGTGAGACAGATGCTGCAGCAGAGAGACCAGCTTGTCCTCCTGAAATCTTGCCCAAGGATGACTGCCCCAAAACAGAGTTCAATCTGGATCAATCCATTGGTGGACTGGAACATACCCCAGAGAAGTTACTATCAAATAGAAAGGTTTGAGTTATTGTATGCTATTCCTTTTTGACCTGTAACTTTGACTGCCCAAAGCTCAGATTAGTTCCTTCTGTTATGCAGACTATTTCTCCAACTTCTCAGGAAAAACTTCGTCAGGCTGTAAATGGGGTAGACTTATATGATGCCCTACAAAGTTCAAGTAAGCATCACAtttcttttgtctttctttttgctTAATTTTCCTTCAATGTTCTTGATTCTTGTTCTGACTCTCCAGAGACTAGAAAGAGGCTTTGGTATGAGAATTCTGCTGGAAATGAGATCCCTTCATCACTGTCAGGCTCAAATGAAAGTAAACCATTATCATTCTCTGACAGAATGACGAAGAAACCGAAAGGCAGAAATGATGATCTTCCTATAGCTGTCAAAGGGATTCTCAAGTCACCGGACGCATCTAACAGATCTCCTTGTTCTTGCATGGAGAGCTCACTAGCGAAGAAGCAAACTCAGAAGGCCATTGAATTCTCACAGCAGCAAATGCATGATATAGAAGGGGTAGCTATGAAGCTTCTAAAGGGGTTGAAGTCCATGAAGAGCATTGTTCAAAGAAATATGCTTTCAGAAGACTCTTTACCTATGACTTCAAACTTAGCTACTGATGAGGTAGGTACATGAATGCTCCTAATTAATCATGGTTTACAATGAACAACAACTCACATTTATATGATGGATGACTCCACCTTTCTCATTGGTAAATAAAATGTGCCTATGCTAATTAGTACACCACCTTCTGTGATTTGCC from Dioscorea cayenensis subsp. rotundata cultivar TDr96_F1 unplaced genomic scaffold, TDr96_F1_v2_PseudoChromosome.rev07_lg8_w22 25.fasta BLBR01001216.1, whole genome shotgun sequence includes the following:
- the LOC120255852 gene encoding uncharacterized protein LOC120255852 gives rise to the protein MAKSGASRNEGKNKDSKLVDHSSVHFESSVVGSLSNVSPPRRQSPRLKGINAVYESVDDYSSKLHQPNNNNHPFVTEQIKSEVHEEGNLNDNCKQRCITCSSDLDSSSNTDDPNIISMTLKDFQARCKAKKRKSLKHNASMSTALKSQSSSDLSQEQDHSSERPDEESDLNLPLISLKLKVMKKSSPPGRKRSRLCSSEHSSCSKAEPSGGEEDSQALTRKIVIEINNSNPPPVGQLKIDPELLNVKNEILENGSLDACIALDVGENSFLGISNKYQEVYEAEFSEGINGLNSSPKGLVQTELNDHAANPNLTCCIKSEILDAHNQEHKSTVFVANPANGDFTANFTCPVNMQVELDGGDESDLQKEELNCSDNTISECCVNEVSMLHMKHKYNCLADFAKDTICIESSEPVVPSRVPACTSTSTNNDGFPIEDSIHGKNVNWLNDGSVKCYENEEIANCVPLKAIEGHGNMVCEAEELPVCSICTDEAIDNSDSFRDSHDSFDHSVPSNKVEYLGNMVDEGLSTDLPAKHNKMHISCDCRDYPENGAHGLCSQKVDQFNDRNGSHFGENGGSTNDIYDCSPIKVIEHCGIVVDEQAKELLICSVNSDPAIASSASFRDFHDSFDTSPTGNSVESLDNMVDDVHRKEMPAYCNTRYFFSHAGGHLENGTYDLSSQQLNVCSSNGSISQITGDRLHETELISAISENALNYYGSKIDCDSDEFARVIDTKVVRAAVDDHSPRCPASCLGSFCLLRLTDDSTSEAEENILPSTFHSETDAAAERPACPPEILPKDDCPKTEFNLDQSIGGLEHTPEKLLSNRKTISPTSQEKLRQAVNGVDLYDALQSSKTRKRLWYENSAGNEIPSSLSGSNESKPLSFSDRMTKKPKGRNDDLPIAVKGILKSPDASNRSPCSCMESSLAKKQTQKAIEFSQQQMHDIEGVAMKLLKGLKSMKSIVQRNMLSEDSLPMTSNLATDEIRAALDNASTLEGYTKRWLTIMARDCNRFCKIMKGDKKEASVNGIRKEGKKISFADEAGGLLCHVKVFE